The Microcoleus sp. AS-A8 genome contains the following window.
CGTCGCTGTGGAACCGTCTTAGCGGGTGCAGCCATGACTCTAACCGCTTTAGGTGTTTGGGTAACACCCCTTCTCTCCAATCCCCTGAGAGAGAGTATTGCGACAAAAATGATGGAGCTGCAAACTTCCAAGGAACGCTGGATTCAAATTGATTTGAAAAACCAACGGTTGATTGCTTGGGAGGGAGGAAACCAAGTTTATGCGCTCGTCATCTCCACAGGCAAAAACACCACCCCGACTCGCCCTGGTATTTTTACCATTCAAACCAAGTTACCCAAGAGCCGCATGAGAGGAGCTAATTATGACGTTCCCAATGTGCCTTATGTCATGTTTTACGAGGGAAACTACGCCATCCACGGAGCCTACTGGCATCGTCAATTTGGGACGCCCGTCAGCCATGGTTGCGTGAATGTTGCTGTGAATCACGCCCGTTGGTTGTTTGATTGGGCATCGGTGGGAACGCCAGTGGTGATTAATCACTAGATACAGAAATGTTGATTACATTAAGGCTTGATGAATATCAGCGATCGCAATTCTCTCCCTTGTGCAATTTCAGTAGGTATCGTGTTGCTCGCCCCATGTCTCCCGATGACTTCTTATCTGGCTTGCATCCAAGCAATACACTTTTGTAGTTGATGGCGCATGGTTTCTGCATCAGTATGGTAGCGGCGACCATGACCCGGTAATACCCACTCAAATGAATAGTGAGTTAACTTTTGCATGGATTTGATCTGTTCAGACCAGGCATACCAACAGAAATCACGGAAGGCAATGAGCTGATTTAATTGTTCATCCCAAGCCAGATGGTCGCCCGTGAACAAAAACTTATGATTGTGCAATAAAACGGTGTGACCTTTGCTGTGACCAGGAACGGGGATAATCAACAAATCGGGCGCTAATTGAACGGTTTCCGAACCCGTCAGTTGAATTTCTACATCACGAGTGCTGCTGGTAATATCATCGCTGTGCAGGATTCTTTTGCAGCCAAAATGCTCAGCATACTTCTGATGATCCGCAACATCATCCCGATGCGTCAGGTACATATAATGAATTCCACCCATGTCTTCTAAGCGCTTGACTAATGGTGAGGCAAAGCGAGGTGAATCCACTAAAACATTGCCTTCGGGGTGTTGAATAAAGTAGCTGGTAGCGGCGTAGGAACTCTCGGAGTGGTAGCCGCAATGGTAGACATTATCCGCCACGAGGATGGGGAAACTCTGATGAGCGGTTTTGATATCTTTCGGCGTTTCAACGGTACCAATTGAGGAGGTCGGACAAGATAATAGAGCTTGGAGCGATCGCAACCGTTCAGCTTCTGATGTCGGTTGATGATACACCACAGACTGCTCCCCCGCCTCCTGAAACACTTCCGGAACCATCCATCGGCAAGTATCACAATCAATACAGGTGCTATCGACGTAAAAGTCACCGCTGACGTTTTGAGAGCGGCGTTGATTTAGATGAGCCATTTTTTAAACGCTGTTCAATTTAACCCTGTCTCTAAATCATACTCATTACGACTATGCTTTGTGTGCGACAAGGGAGCTGAAACAGCAAATCTACCCACAGGGGTATAAGCGACACACCCTTCCTCTAAAACCTATCCCTTTGAGAAGAGTGAACCTTGTGTTTAACGGTTGAAGTTGAGTCACACCCATAAGTTTCTCGCACGAGGTAAAGAGGGCGTCCCTTTACCTCTTCGTAGACACGAGCCAGATATTCACCAATCACACCTAAGCTAACTAACTGTACTCCTCCCAAAAACAGAACCGCCACCATGATTGAGACATAGCCAGGATGGTCAATTCCAAAGAGTAAAGTCCGAACCACTAAAAAGCTGGCATAGAAGAATGAAGGTATGGCGACTAAAAGACCTATATAACTCCATACTTTTAAAGGGAGTAAGCTAAAAGATGTAATCCCATCCAAAGCAAAATTCCAAAGTCGCCAGTAATTCCATTTTGTTTCTCCTTTATGACGAGATGGGCGATCAAAAAGAACGGATGTTTGTTTAAAGCCCACCCAAGCAAACAAGCCTTTCATGAAACGATTCCGCTCCGGCAATTGTTGAATCGCCTCAACAACACGACGATCGAGTAAACGAAAATCTCCAGTATCGCGGGGAATGGGTACACGGCTGATGCTATCAATGACTCGGTAAAACCCATTCGCTGTAAAGCGCTTTAGCCAGCTTTCTCCCTGACGGGAGCGACGTGTTGCATAAACAACATCATAGCCCTCACGCCATTTTGCCACCAGTTCTTCGATTAATTCAGGTGGGTCTTGTAAATCCGCATCAATGGGTACAACAGCCTCGCCATTGGCATGATCTAGACCTGCGCTTAGAGCAATTTCTTTTCCATAATTCCGAGACAAATTGACGACTTTAATTCTGGGGTCTTGATAATGATGCTCTATTAAACAGCTAAGCGTATTGTCTCGACTACCATCATTCACACAAACGATTTCATAGGTCATGTTGAGATGCATCAGGACAGACCTTAATCGCTCAAATAGATAATCAATATTAAGTTCCTCATTGTAAAGAGGAATAACCACAGAGAGTTCAACAGCACCTGATTCGGGAGGCATAGTGTAAGATTAACGAGCTACCTGAAACTATCCCAGCCAAAATATATCACTCACACCAATGAGAGAAAGCCCTGAAACAGGGGGATGTTTTTAAGTCGATTGTTGGGTAGATTGGGATTTTAAGTATTAAGGTGTCAATTATTTTATGGTTCTGCTGAAAGGCTCACCCTATCATTAATCCTGCCAGGTAAGATTCAGAGCCCTCCAAGTTCTTTCACCCACAATCCCATCTGTAATTAAACCTTCAGACTTCTGAAACGCCATTACAGCAGCTTTCGTTGCAGGGCCAAAGTCTCCGTCAGGTATCCCAAGTTTAAATCCTAGCTGTTGCAAGCGTTCCTGTAGTTGTTTTACTTGCGTGCCTTTAGTTCCTTCCCGGAGGGGGAGAAAGGATAGGGATGGATCTGGATCTGAATCTGGATCTGAATCTGGATCTGGGGATGGAGTTTGAGCTGGGGATGGAGATGAAGATGAAGATGAAAATGGTTTATTGCCCCAGCGTTTGGAAAACTCTTCCAAGATGGGTTTTGAGAGTTGTCCTTGCAGCCACTGAATGGCTTGATTTTGATGAGGTAAGCTGCGATACAGTAAGTAAGTATCAAGCAGATCGATCGCACTGGGCGATTCTGGCTTCGGTATCGGCGTACTCGTCAGCAACTTCCAAGTGGTTGGACCCACCACACCATCTGGATCTAACCCGTGATACTTCTGAAAAGAAATGACAGCCTGAACCGTACCGATGCCGTAAATGCCGTCAATGGGGCCGGGGTTAAAGCCTTGGGCTTTGAGGCGTTGCTGTAGTTCTGTGACTTTTGCACCGGAAGCGCCTTCCCGGAGATAGTCTTCGGCTGGAGAGGAACCAAGTCGCTTGCGTACATCTTGACGCAATCGCGGCAATTGACTGTACAACCAGTTACCAGGGCAATTCGTTGGAGAAAAGTCTCGATGTCCTTTGATATTATCGGGGTCAATCTTGCAGGACGAGCAAATAGAAGCGCACAACTCAACCATACTCTCCCACTGCTTGGCGTTCATCTGGTAGGTCATGAAGTTGCCTTCATTTTCAATCCCTGGCGACTCATTGCCTTTAACACTGCCAGCGTGGGCGGAACGGACACAACGCCCGCGCTTAATGGCATCTAAAGAACCTTGTCTACCTTCAAGCAAAACCCCACCCGTGGTATTTAAAAAGTTATGGCCGGAATCATTCCAGCCAAATTCACCCATGTGGGCACCTTGAATACTCCTGGCCAATTGTTTCGCTCCCTCCACCGTTGCTCTAGATAAATCTCTAGGGGGATTTGGCATATCTGTATGGTGGATGACGATATATTGCGGCCTCGTTTCTTCAGGCCACTGTTTTGGAGCTCTAGCCCCCCATTGTTTAGCAGAAATGACACTGGCAGTGAAAGGCATTCTTCCCTCTTCTCTACAATGTATGGTTGCTGAATTGTTCTGAGCGCGAGTGGAGCCTGAACTCTCTGAGTGGGTGCGACTGGTTTTTTACTTATCCTACAAGACTCATCGTTCTTTCGAGAGAGGGGATGAGGGGGCGTTGTAACGCCCCCTACTTTATGGTTACGGCGGAAGCCCTGGTTGATTGGATGTTGGGCGGCCCGTTTTCCTTATCGGTTTTCCTTAAAGGACGAGAGCCATTCCCGAACTTGAGCGGCGGCAATATCACGAGCGCCTAAACCAAAGGCTAGGGCGATTGCCACGGCAATGGCACCTAAGAGCAGCCCAAAGGCTAAGTTAACAATGTCACTGGCAATGCCCATTTGTTGCAGTGCCATCGCGGAAACCAAGGTAATAATTGCAATCCGAGCGGTTTGTCCCAGGATTCGGGATTGACGAGAGCCAGAGCTTGTAATCAAATTAAAGGCTAGATTCGCTAGCCATAGACCAATGGCAAATACCACTAACCCCGCCAAAATCCGACCCGCAATCACCAGAATGCCGGTCACAATTAAGGTCAAGGCGGCAAACTGCAAAACGTTCGTTGCGGCAACGGCGGCAAACAATAGGATGCCGACTAAGACGATAATTCCCGCTAGTTCTGACGGTGTTCGAGTGGGAGCTGGTGAAGGCTGTAGTACAGTCTGAGAGCCAACTCTAGGTGTACTGGGTAACCCATATTCGTCGGTTGTAGTAACTGGCGTAGGACGGGTAACGCGGGCTGTCGGGATACCCAGCCACTGAAACACATTGTTGAAGCCAATGCTAGTCAGGATATTGGTCACCAAATCGCTGAGAAATTGCCCAATGACATAAGCAATGCCTAGAATCAACGCGGCTGTAAAGATTTTAGGAATCGCGTTGAGAATCTGGTTTAACATTGCGATCGCAGGCACTGAGATCGCCTCGATCTGTAGTGTCTGGAGAGCTGCGATCGCTGTTGGAATCAAAATTAGGACGTAGACAACTGTTCCAACCAGCCAGGAGAGGGACTGACTTCCTGCTGTTGCCTGGAGTCCAAACCGACTCCCTAATTGGTCAGCGCCAGCTGCCGATAGTAAGTTGGTGACAATGCGGCGCACGACTTGTGCAATAAACCAACCCACCGCTGCGATCGCGATCGCTCCCAAAATATTGGGCAGAATTCCCAAAATTTGGTTCAGCATTAGCTGCAAGGGTTGCAAGGTTGTTCCCTGCAAACCCAAGCTGTCTAAAATTAAGGGGAGAAATAGGAGAAAAATGAACCAGTACAGGGCATTTCCAATCGTTTCCGCCAGCGAAAATTGATGGGTTGGGGGAGGGGAAGTTTCTCCTGAAGCCTCTGGTGGTCTAACTTGCTGACCTAAACGCTGATCTAAACGAAATAATCGCAGCGCCCGCGTTGTTATTATCTTGACTAATGTCGCCACTAGCCAAGCTACCCCTAAAAAGATCAATGCTCCTAGGAGCTTGGGTAAAAAGATCAGAATTTGGTTGAGAAAGTTATTCAGGGGTTGAGAAACGACTTCTAGCTGTAGTTGCTGTAGAACACCAACTACAGTGAAGATCATGATGATCCAAAAAACTGCGCTGGATATCCACTTCTCAATGGGAGGAGCCTCTACTCCCTCCTGCCGACCCGTGATCCAGTCTGCTATTTTGTTGTCCAAACGGGTGCGATTGAGCAGCCCTCTGGTGATAAACGAAGCAATTAGGGCGATGAGAAGCCCAACCAGTAAGATGGCGAGTGCGCCGACCAACGTAGGCACGAAGGTCCAGATACTTTGCCACAGTCCCTCAACATAGGTTGTCCCCGTCTGGAATACTCCGGGTTGAGCCGGTGCCACCGGTTGATTCGGTGCCTGTGCCAAAACGGAATGTACCTGGAGCGGCACATCCACTCTCACGGTTTGGACTATACCTTTCCATATTTCATTCATAGTCTTCCTTCTAACGCTATTCTCAAATTTCACAAACCAGCAACATGAAGTTTGTGACCACAGTGCTGAACGTGATTGATGCTATTTATCCTCTCAATCAATAGAGTGTGATGGTTAAATAGAGATGCAGAGAACTGAAGATTAACAGCCGGAAAAATCCAGGGGCAAGTTTAAACCTAGAGTCGCGGCTTTACCTCTATCCTTATGGATAATTAAGCCACAAAAATGCAAGATTTACTGGTTTTTCAGGCTTAAACTTTCTTTGCTTTCCAGTAGAGCCATATTACCCGTCCTCGATTAGCTCTGGAACATTTCAATGTCAAAGTCAAACACTCAAGTTTTTGAACAGTCAATTCAAATCAAGGCCAGTGCGACAGTTGTAGAGCGCTGTATCACTGACCAGACTTTGATGCACCGCTGGCTCAACCCAATTCTAAGCTGTAAACCGATAGGAGAGTGGAGTACCTCAGTCGGAAGTCGCAGCCGTTTTGTGATTCAAATTCCTTTGTTGCAACCAAAATTAAATAGCGTTGTAGTAGTACGAGAACCGGGTTTAGTCGTTTGGGAATTCCAGGGATTTTTTCAAGGGCGCGATCGCTGGGAGTGTCAGCCCAATGACAAAGGCACACGTCTACTCAACCGCTTTGAGTTTGGAATTTCCAACCCAGTCATTAGCTGGGGCTTCAACACCTTTGCCGCCAATTGGACAAAAGGTGATATGCAAGCCCAATTGAGACGCCTCAAACGAGTCGCCGAAGAGGTATATCGCCGTGAAAAATGAACAAAAACAATGAGCGAAAATTTTAAATTCCCTTATATTATTTCTCTGTAACAAAGCGCTCAATTCATTACCCCCTGTAGTCCCCCTTATTAAAGAGGACGGCGATAGCCGGGGGTTCATAAAGTGCAACTTTAAAGAGAATTGGTATTAAGCGTCTCGACTCAGTTGCTCCAATAACCGACGAATCACAGGAGCATCTTCCGCATTAGGGAGCATGGCTAAATAAATTTCTAAATCCTGGGCGGCCTGAGGCCCATCTCCCAACTGGTAGTAAATCAGCCCGCGATCGCGAATTTCTATAGGAGCATCCGGAAACAACAGCAAAATGCGTTCAACGGCTGCCTGCGCTTTCGGCAATTCGCTGCGGTTGAGGTAAATAAATTTGAGATTCCTCAACATCCGTACCAATATCTGCCGAGGACTAACCGAGGTAATGAAACTGGATTGCATCTGCACAGGACGCCCGTACATCTGTGCAAGTCGTGCCTCGCAATCTTGTTGAAATAAAATCTCACCACGATTAAAAGCATCGACAAAAATTCCTGCTTCCTCAAAACTTGGGCGAATTAAAAAATGCCCTGGCATATTGATACCAACCATCGGAAAATCTAGGCGTCGGGAAACTTCCAGGTAGACGAGCGAAAGGGTAATTGGAATACCTGTCCGTCGCTCAATCACCTCATTGAGGAAGCTATTGCGTGGGTCGTAGTAATCACTCGTATTGCCGATGTAACCTAAGTCATCGTAGAAGTATTGATTCAGGGTCTGGATAATCCGCAGAGGATAGCGTTCGGCTGGTAGACGTTCCTCGACCTCATCTGCCATGACATCGAGAGCATTCATATATTCGTCGGCATCAAGGTCTGGATATTCTTCTTGGGCAATATAAAGTGCTGCTTTTGCCAGGTCAATTTGGTCATCTGGCTGATTGATTTCCCTGTAAAAGTTATCCATGATACCGTCTTTGATGCGAGTCACGGTCTAGTGTACAGGGTCAAGACACAAAGCCCATCTATAGAAAGTAGGGATAATTAAAACCCCAAAATTTCTCCAATCGCTTGTACCAAACTTAGATAAAAATTACCTTCCAACTGGCGAAACAACACAAATGATGTTCCAGGCGTACCAAAGAACGGTCGCAATGTCCAGGCTAACTGAGTGCCAACAAAGGCATATAGCACCAACCAAAACCGTAAAATACTCATGCGGGTTTCCATGCCGTCAGTGTCCTCTTTCGTCATCGACTGCATTCCTTGATAAAGGAATTGGATACCCATAAATCCGGTAACTGTAAAAATTGCCACATTTAAGAGGATAAAAAACTGATAATTTCGTGTGGAAATCAGAAAAAATAGAACAATTGGTGCAAAACTAAATAATAAAACACTAATTACGGAGACAGCCGCAAGGAGCATGGCAAAATGCTGTCCAGCCGTCTTGCGTGAACCAAACAGCACGTTAAAAAAGTATAAGGTTGGGAAACAAATCAACAGCGTAATTAAATAGAGAGCCGGAAGTTTGATGGCTGAAGAGATCGCCTGTTCCCAACTATGGAATGAACCAATAATGGCACCAGAAATAGCAAAAAATATAGAACTACAGATAAGCAGCGCTGTACTCTTACTCTTGAGTTTGATGCCACCTCGAATTTCATCGAGAAATGAGGTGCGATCGCGCAGTAGCTTAATTAAGACGGTGAAGGACTTTGTTGCCTGGAATTGATTTTGCATCATCTTCTTATCCGAGAAGAGTATATCCAGTTTTAGCAAGAATTTTGCGAAAGCGCTCGTTACGACGATGCCAGATGGCAGTGTATCCAACTCTAACTGTCCGTCCGACATGAAAAATTATCTAAAGATTTCTGGAGGAAACTTATACCGTTTTCCCAAGCATTTGCATTAGGACTAAACTTCCCATCAACGTGGCTTTACCTTCCATCGCCCTCCATCAAGTTTCGCCTCCAATTCCCCTTTAATACGATTGAGAATTGAGGTTTCATCCAGCGATGAGAGAATTCGGGTTACAACCGCTTTTGGCCCATCTGGCCCCCAAGATGCCCCATTTGCCAAATAGCTCTTACTCACTTGTCCGATCCCATACGAAGAAACTCCCGCCACTCCCGCCTGAGTCAGTGCCACCGAAACATAAGGCGCTAAGGAAATTCCCCCCGTTGCCGGTGCAGAAAGACCGAGTAAACTTTTGAGGGAACCAAGTCCTAGACTGACCAAAAGTTCGCTAGCACCAATTCCTCCCATGCCGATCGCAATTTTTTGCAATAATCCGACAGCACCCTGCTGGGTCATGGAAATGCCGTACAGGCGAGATAAGGTTAAAATCATCACCACATCAACGATGGTGGCAGTGAGGACATCTACCACAGTTAAGGGGTTAAGTGCGATCGCAACTGCCTTAGTAATCGTCGCTTTCCAGATAATCTGATTGGCACTCTCCTCCCGAATCGCCATTTTCCGACTCACCACCCGTTCGTTGACATCATCGGCATAAAGCATTGAATTGAGGGCAACCAGCGATTTACCTTCCCGGTGCAAAATCTCCAGAATTTTCAGCTTCAACTCATCGACTTGCGGTTTTCCCGGACGCCGTTGCACGTTCATACTACCATCGGCACGTCGCACGGCTTGAGCAACCAAGGGGGAAGCGGCAACCATGACAATTTCTTCGGGGGAGAGCAACTGCTTCACTCGCTCATCCCGAATTTTACGGTAAATTTCCTGACGATCCGCTTCGGGATATTGGTCAATTTTGTTAAACACCAGCAACATCGGTTTGCCAACATTCCGCAGTTGGGAAAGGGCGTCAAATTCCACCTTCGTCATGTCACCGGCGATCATGAAGAGAATCAAGTCTACCTGTCTGGCAACCTGATGCGCTAAAGCTTCTCGCGTTTCACCGTCTACTTCGTCAATTCCTGGCGTGTCAATTAGCTGAATTTGGGACTTACCTATACTACTGGGTAAGGCAACTCGCAGAATGTCTTGACCATTATCCCCCACCGCTTCCTGACTCAATTGCCAATTTGCGGTATGACTGCTGCGGGTAACGCCATGTAATGCCCCCGTCTCAAATACGGGTGTACCCAATAAGGCATTGAGGACAGACGATTTCCCCCGTCCCACCATGCCAAAGGCAGCAATCTGAATGCATGAATCTTCTAATTTGTCAAGTAAGGTGGTTAAGCCCTCAATTTCTGACTCTAAACCCGCTTGTTCTCGTGGGGTTAAGTCGAGATGACTCACTATGTCTCGGAGTGCGTCTTGTGCTTGTTTGTAGTTGAGTTCTTCCTGAATTTCTTCAAAGCTGGCGATCGCACTGTCGAATTCGTCGGTATCCATGGTACTGGGAGAATCAGGTTCAGGCATTGAGTGGCTCAAAATCAAACCTCCTGCAACGACTCGCCGGGAACAGCTAACCCGTTGCAATTACTAGTGACGGCTAATCCTATGCTAAAGGTTGAATTTCTAGCCTGCTCCCCAAACCCTATCAATTTATTCATCTTGTGGGAAGATATTTTTCCTGCCTTTAAAACTCAGCTCACTCCATAAAAAATCCCCCACCCGAAGGCAGGGGACTTTATTTAATTACCTACAAAGCTAGGATGGAGTCAACTTCATCAGCCGAACTTACCAGCCGTCGAGGCAATCAGGAAGGCGGCGTAGGTGAGGACATAGCCCACGGTGAAGTGAACTAGACCAACCAACCAACCTTGAACGATGGATAGAGCAACCGGCTTATCCTTCCAGCGAACCAGGTTCGCTAAAGGAGTGCGCTCGTGTGCCCAGACGAGAGTTTCGATCAACTCTTGCCAGTATCCGCGCCAGCTAATCAGGAACATAAACCCAGTTGCCCAGACTAAGTGTCCGAAGAGGAACATCCAAGCCCAAACAGATAGGTTAGTTGTGCCATAGGGGTTGTACCCGTTGATCACCTGAGCTGAGTATAGCCACAGGTAGTCGCGCAGCCAGCCCATGATGTAAGTCGAAGACTCATTGAACTGAGCCACGTTGCCTTGCCAAATACCCAGATGCTTCCAGTGCCAGTAGAAGGTGACCCAACCAATGGTGTTGAGCATCCAGAACATGGCGAGGTAGAAGGACTGTTCCCAAGAGGAGGTTTGGCAGGTGCCGCCCCGACCGGGACCGTCGCAGGGGAAGGTATAGCCGAAGTCTTTCTTATCCGGCATTAGCTTAGAACCACGGGCATCCAACGCACCCTTGACACAAATCAGG
Protein-coding sequences here:
- a CDS encoding SirB1 family protein; this encodes MDNFYREINQPDDQIDLAKAALYIAQEEYPDLDADEYMNALDVMADEVEERLPAERYPLRIIQTLNQYFYDDLGYIGNTSDYYDPRNSFLNEVIERRTGIPITLSLVYLEVSRRLDFPMVGINMPGHFLIRPSFEEAGIFVDAFNRGEILFQQDCEARLAQMYGRPVQMQSSFITSVSPRQILVRMLRNLKFIYLNRSELPKAQAAVERILLLFPDAPIEIRDRGLIYYQLGDGPQAAQDLEIYLAMLPNAEDAPVIRRLLEQLSRDA
- a CDS encoding glycosyltransferase family 2 protein, with product MPPESGAVELSVVIPLYNEELNIDYLFERLRSVLMHLNMTYEIVCVNDGSRDNTLSCLIEHHYQDPRIKVVNLSRNYGKEIALSAGLDHANGEAVVPIDADLQDPPELIEELVAKWREGYDVVYATRRSRQGESWLKRFTANGFYRVIDSISRVPIPRDTGDFRLLDRRVVEAIQQLPERNRFMKGLFAWVGFKQTSVLFDRPSRHKGETKWNYWRLWNFALDGITSFSLLPLKVWSYIGLLVAIPSFFYASFLVVRTLLFGIDHPGYVSIMVAVLFLGGVQLVSLGVIGEYLARVYEEVKGRPLYLVRETYGCDSTSTVKHKVHSSQRDRF
- a CDS encoding MBL fold metallo-hydrolase; the protein is MAHLNQRRSQNVSGDFYVDSTCIDCDTCRWMVPEVFQEAGEQSVVYHQPTSEAERLRSLQALLSCPTSSIGTVETPKDIKTAHQSFPILVADNVYHCGYHSESSYAATSYFIQHPEGNVLVDSPRFASPLVKRLEDMGGIHYMYLTHRDDVADHQKYAEHFGCKRILHSDDITSSTRDVEIQLTGSETVQLAPDLLIIPVPGHSKGHTVLLHNHKFLFTGDHLAWDEQLNQLIAFRDFCWYAWSEQIKSMQKLTHYSFEWVLPGHGRRYHTDAETMRHQLQKCIAWMQAR
- a CDS encoding actin-binding WH2 domain-containing protein; its protein translation is MMQNQFQATKSFTVLIKLLRDRTSFLDEIRGGIKLKSKSTALLICSSIFFAISGAIIGSFHSWEQAISSAIKLPALYLITLLICFPTLYFFNVLFGSRKTAGQHFAMLLAAVSVISVLLFSFAPIVLFFLISTRNYQFFILLNVAIFTVTGFMGIQFLYQGMQSMTKEDTDGMETRMSILRFWLVLYAFVGTQLAWTLRPFFGTPGTSFVLFRQLEGNFYLSLVQAIGEILGF
- a CDS encoding SRPBCC family protein, with amino-acid sequence MSKSNTQVFEQSIQIKASATVVERCITDQTLMHRWLNPILSCKPIGEWSTSVGSRSRFVIQIPLLQPKLNSVVVVREPGLVVWEFQGFFQGRDRWECQPNDKGTRLLNRFEFGISNPVISWGFNTFAANWTKGDMQAQLRRLKRVAEEVYRREK
- a CDS encoding mechanosensitive ion channel; its protein translation is MNEIWKGIVQTVRVDVPLQVHSVLAQAPNQPVAPAQPGVFQTGTTYVEGLWQSIWTFVPTLVGALAILLVGLLIALIASFITRGLLNRTRLDNKIADWITGRQEGVEAPPIEKWISSAVFWIIMIFTVVGVLQQLQLEVVSQPLNNFLNQILIFLPKLLGALIFLGVAWLVATLVKIITTRALRLFRLDQRLGQQVRPPEASGETSPPPTHQFSLAETIGNALYWFIFLLFLPLILDSLGLQGTTLQPLQLMLNQILGILPNILGAIAIAAVGWFIAQVVRRIVTNLLSAAGADQLGSRFGLQATAGSQSLSWLVGTVVYVLILIPTAIAALQTLQIEAISVPAIAMLNQILNAIPKIFTAALILGIAYVIGQFLSDLVTNILTSIGFNNVFQWLGIPTARVTRPTPVTTTDEYGLPSTPRVGSQTVLQPSPAPTRTPSELAGIIVLVGILLFAAVAATNVLQFAALTLIVTGILVIAGRILAGLVVFAIGLWLANLAFNLITSSGSRQSRILGQTARIAIITLVSAMALQQMGIASDIVNLAFGLLLGAIAVAIALAFGLGARDIAAAQVREWLSSFKENR
- a CDS encoding GTP-binding protein — its product is MDTDEFDSAIASFEEIQEELNYKQAQDALRDIVSHLDLTPREQAGLESEIEGLTTLLDKLEDSCIQIAAFGMVGRGKSSVLNALLGTPVFETGALHGVTRSSHTANWQLSQEAVGDNGQDILRVALPSSIGKSQIQLIDTPGIDEVDGETREALAHQVARQVDLILFMIAGDMTKVEFDALSQLRNVGKPMLLVFNKIDQYPEADRQEIYRKIRDERVKQLLSPEEIVMVAASPLVAQAVRRADGSMNVQRRPGKPQVDELKLKILEILHREGKSLVALNSMLYADDVNERVVSRKMAIREESANQIIWKATITKAVAIALNPLTVVDVLTATIVDVVMILTLSRLYGISMTQQGAVGLLQKIAIGMGGIGASELLVSLGLGSLKSLLGLSAPATGGISLAPYVSVALTQAGVAGVSSYGIGQVSKSYLANGASWGPDGPKAVVTRILSSLDETSILNRIKGELEAKLDGGRWKVKPR
- a CDS encoding L,D-transpeptidase; this encodes MKSLISPHWLRRCGTVLAGAAMTLTALGVWVTPLLSNPLRESIATKMMELQTSKERWIQIDLKNQRLIAWEGGNQVYALVISTGKNTTPTRPGIFTIQTKLPKSRMRGANYDVPNVPYVMFYEGNYAIHGAYWHRQFGTPVSHGCVNVAVNHARWLFDWASVGTPVVINH
- a CDS encoding N-acetylmuramoyl-L-alanine amidase; the protein is MPFTASVISAKQWGARAPKQWPEETRPQYIVIHHTDMPNPPRDLSRATVEGAKQLARSIQGAHMGEFGWNDSGHNFLNTTGGVLLEGRQGSLDAIKRGRCVRSAHAGSVKGNESPGIENEGNFMTYQMNAKQWESMVELCASICSSCKIDPDNIKGHRDFSPTNCPGNWLYSQLPRLRQDVRKRLGSSPAEDYLREGASGAKVTELQQRLKAQGFNPGPIDGIYGIGTVQAVISFQKYHGLDPDGVVGPTTWKLLTSTPIPKPESPSAIDLLDTYLLYRSLPHQNQAIQWLQGQLSKPILEEFSKRWGNKPFSSSSSSPSPAQTPSPDPDSDPDSDPDPSLSFLPLREGTKGTQVKQLQERLQQLGFKLGIPDGDFGPATKAAVMAFQKSEGLITDGIVGERTWRALNLTWQD